TTGCTTTCTTGAAGAAGCTGTTGGGTTGTTGGCCATTGTATTTAAGTACAATTTAGGGCCACCGACACAATACATAGTTTTGTGGTGCATATTCTTTTAATTATCGAGAACTTTGCATACTGTTCAATTGGTCCACTATCAAATGAAAAAAGTAATTAGTAAAATTTGATGTAAAATTAAAAATGTGGACAACAAAGGCAGTAAAAGTCAATTTATTGAGAAAGACTGTAACTTTTAAGGTTAACGTTGAACAGGAGCATGAGGAACAGCACACAAAGGAGGAAACTTGGGTATTTTTCGTGTGGTACGGGTAACCCAATCGACGACTGCTGGCGGTGCGACCCTAACTGGCGGCGCAACCGCAAGCGCCTGGCGGATTGTGGCATCGGGTTCGGTCGGAACGCAATTGGAGGTCGTGATGGACGATATTACGTAGTCAACGACGCTCGTGATGATGACCCGGTCAACCCACGACCTGGCACCCTACGCCATGCTGTCATCCAAGAAGAACCGTTGTGGATCGTCTTCAAACGGGACATGGTGATCCAACTGAAAGAGGAACTTATTATGAACAGTTTCAAAACGATTGATGCTCGTGGGGTTAATGTACACATTGCAAATGGAGCGTGCATTACGGTTCagtttgttactaatattattattcatgGTTTACATATACATGATTGTAAACCGACTGGGAATGCGTTGGTGCGAAGCTCGCCTTCACATTACGGTTGGAGAACAATGGCTGATGGTGATGCGATTTCTATTTTCGGGTCGAGTCATATTTGGGTTGATCATAATTCTTTATCTAATTGTGCTGATGGACTTGTGGATGCTGTTATGGGTTCTACTGCCATCACTATTTCAAACAATTACTTTACCCATCACAATGAGGTGCGCAAATCTTgataagtaataaaaataataatcaaaaaATTCTATTTTACGACTCGAGAAATCTAATAATTCTTCAATTATTGTAGGTAATACTGCTGGGGCATAGTGATACTTATTTTAGAGACAAACTGATGCAAGTGACTATTGCATACAATCATTTTGGAGAAGGCCTTATCCAAAGAATGCCAAGGTATACCAAATAGTAGATAAAgtgaaatacggagtaatatattttGTATATTGACCCGTTTACTGATTTGGTTTATGTTTAATCATAAACGGTTCAAATTAACGAGTCAAATGGTTCAAATTTCAGATGCAGGCATGGGTATTTTCATGTGGTGAATAATGACTACACACATTGGGAGATGTATGCCATTGGTGGAAGTGCAAACCCAACCATCAATAGCCAAGGAAATAGATACCTTGCCCCTGCAAATCCATTTGCAAAGGAGGTACTAATACAAACTTGATTTATTTATCcacttatttaattttaaactatttttacattttaaattcagATGGATTGATATGGATATTTCAAAATGTGTATTAAATTTTAGGTTACTAAAAGAGTGGATACAGATAGAAGCCATTGGCATGGATGGAATTGGAGATCAGAGGGTGACCTACTTCTTAATGGGGCTTATTTCATCCCATCAGGTGCGGGGGCCGCTGCCAGCTATGCCCGGGCCTCTAGTTTGGGTGCAAAGTCATCTACATTGGTTGGTACAATCACAGCTGGAGCTGGAGTTCTTAACTGTCGCAAAGGTGGTCGTTGCTAGCAGTATAATTAAGTCCTCGCTTTATTTGGTAAACAGTCGTTTTCTTTCAGTAGTTTCAACTCttgcatataaaatatatatatacacttaagaTTACAATCATTCTCTTCGATCCTATTATTGTGGTTCGTTTTGTTCCATTGAAAGTAAACTGAAAATTAAACGGTATATGTGacctttatctttttttttttgacCTCGAACTATTAAAGTTTTTCACGGATGACCTTGGACTTAAATGATAAATAGTTAATATAGTATTCATATTTAAAAACGATTTTAAATGTCActttatttttatttacattattaactAAATGTTTGCTAATGATAGACAAAAATGATGTGGAAAATAGAAAGAAAGGAACCTTGTTCAGGTGAGTAATAAAAGGAAAAAATAATGTTTTTATCTACTCGAGCTTCAAACAAATGTGCCAACACATTTTGTGTTTTAGTATATCTTGTAATGTAATTGTAATGTAATATTATACTTGAGTTTAATTATCGAAGTTTATTTGAAGTTATTCAATATATATAATTCCATCATTAATTACATTTTTCATAATAAAAAAATTGATAAAACAATTTATTTGTACAAACTAAAATTTCTACCAATTAAATGTTTGTATATAAGAGTTTTAAGTAACAAATGTATAGATATAAGACCAATTACCTAAAAAACTTGTAATAACACAACTAGTGTACAGATATTATTGTATCAAAATGATTATTATGTAATGAAAATGATCAAAACataaaattctaaaaataattACATTAGATTTCCTATATTAAACTACTTGCCATTTTGTATGTAAATACCTTTTGTATACTTACCATAGCTCCAAATTCATTTCTAAAATATAATGTCCATTCTGTTGATCCATTAATTGTGGTTAAGCAGGTTGGGAATGCTTAGTGGCCACAGGTGAATCTATCGATTTGTTGGTTTTAATAGAAACATGTCCACGAAGAAGATTTAGCTTTTGTGCtgtaacgaccccaaatccgtttaccaaaaacgaaacacattttttttataagttaggtctcaTTAAACATCCACTTTACATAAACCTTTCCAAATAGTTTTAACCAAATACGCATTATCATAATGACACATTTAACATTTTAATATGActcttggtacacaaatgacatattacaaaagcatttgcaataatgacccaattacacgaaatacgggttaatacacgataacccaacccgataccaagagcaaaatcccggggactaccaaatccccaatccgcgtccaatatgcaaaagctaccccatcgaatcCAAGTGCTCCCACGCATCTagactaacaactagctagcttcacattcACAAtatctgtaaaaaggtaaacaacgagagtggtaagcaaaacacttagtaaatgcaataattatacata
The window above is part of the Rutidosis leptorrhynchoides isolate AG116_Rl617_1_P2 chromosome 1, CSIRO_AGI_Rlap_v1, whole genome shotgun sequence genome. Proteins encoded here:
- the LOC139869064 gene encoding probable pectate lyase 8, coding for MQIPKIFIHLASFLILLFLVVVITPASSSTTPRSNEIEKFQSSNNSSMAARIKEIEILNEKAVQDPEEVVAMVEMSMRNSTQRRKLGYFSCGTGNPIDDCWRCDPNWRRNRKRLADCGIGFGRNAIGGRDGRYYVVNDARDDDPVNPRPGTLRHAVIQEEPLWIVFKRDMVIQLKEELIMNSFKTIDARGVNVHIANGACITVQFVTNIIIHGLHIHDCKPTGNALVRSSPSHYGWRTMADGDAISIFGSSHIWVDHNSLSNCADGLVDAVMGSTAITISNNYFTHHNEVILLGHSDTYFRDKLMQVTIAYNHFGEGLIQRMPRCRHGYFHVVNNDYTHWEMYAIGGSANPTINSQGNRYLAPANPFAKEVTKRVDTDRSHWHGWNWRSEGDLLLNGAYFIPSGAGAAASYARASSLGAKSSTLVGTITAGAGVLNCRKGGRC